The nucleotide window TTATGttcatttttacaaaaaaattgctaaatTGCTTTGCTCCTGTTGTTGTTGCCCAGACTGTTCTCCATGGTCCCCAGGGAGTGGTGACATAAAATTGATACACAGAGAAATCCACTAAAACATAAGAGAAGCTTTTTTTACCGTGTGCATGGTCAGATGTAGGATCACACTGCCCAATCTGACTTTTCAGTGCTCCTGTCTCTGGAGGTGTTTAATAGgatcaggctgcccagggagtgAGTGGTGTCTCCAGCCTCACAGGTATTTACAGCCTGGCTGGACATGGCCCTTCCAACCTGCTCTGCTTGACCCTGCTTTGGGATGTGGTGGTGTAAACTACCAGTTATCAGAACACTGCACATTTCTGAAAGTGATGCTTTGGTACAAGGGAACTTAGGGTTTAAGCACCTTCAGAAGTGCCTGGAGTCAAGCTCTGTCATGTACAAttgggctggcacagcctcagaCCAGTTTTGTTTGGTCCCATGTTTTGTCAGGAGGTAGCACATGCTGTGtctgagccctgagctgaggAGCAGTGGTGCCTGATCAGATGGAtgcctgctccaggagctgctcctgggaaggagagctctgctgtttgAGATGAGTGCTGGCTGTGTGATCACCTCATGGAAAAGCCTGCAGGATCCCCGTGGCAGGGAGAatgggagctggcagctcacACTCAGGAGTTCTGTGCACCTGAGGCCATGTTCACCCAGTCTGATGGTCATTTCAGCTGGTAGGAACAGTCCTTCTCAAGGATGCCCTCTGGATCTTTGGATTTTAAGGGTATCAGTCCACAGCCCTGTTGTCTGCAGATAGCCTGGGCTGGCAATCCAGGAGCTCAGAACTTGGTTAAACACTTGGTCTTGATCTCAGAACAGCAGTGTTGAGTGTTTTCTCTTGTATGGCTTGAACTTCAGATtcaaattcttaaaaaaaaataaaaaaattgtcttcTACTTATGCTGTAATTCCTTGTTTTCAACATCCAACTGAATCACACGGGGAGAGCTTTCCTGTGCTTCTCTACATGGAGGAGCAAGAGCAGGCAGGGCCTGCTGGTCGTGCTGGACttgccagtgctgcaggagtcCAGTTCTTACTGGAGCTGCTCAAACATCCAGGCTCAGGGGGGTTAAActggtgcagcagagctgtgagatgtgggaggctggaggagaggggagagggggagtGCTGGTGGAGTAAACACTGGGATGGTTCTGAGCTCCAGTAGCTCTTCCTTGCTGGGTAATTCCTCATGtgccagcaggctggggaggaggggattTGTTCTGCTGCAGGCTCCAGTCCCTGCACTGTGCTGGCTCCCCAGGGTTTGGTGTGGCTGAGGCAGCACACAAGTCTCTGGccacttttttcctccttgatCACATTTCACATCACCACTGTTCTAAATATATATTGTGGTATTGGCTTTTCCCAAATATTGGGGTGGATACTATATGTGTGGtgttgaaatgttttttaagaTATACTTTTCTTTAGGGGTAACATAGGCTGATAAAGTGTCTTTGTAGTGAGTGAACTGCCTTGGTTGGATAACACCCAGTGAAGACACCTACTGCTGATATACCAGTTACCAGCCatctgtaaaaattaaaaaccacagcCCAAagtaagagaaataaattaaaaccagagaCAAGAAACACACGTGCTCTGAAAAGGTGAACTCAGGTGTGGCCATGCAAAACAGTTCCTAGAATATGGGAAATAGTTtataaaaaagtttaaaaatgtatgaTAGGTGCAAATGTAGGATAGATGAATATGCAACAGGCTGATGAATTTAAGGGGTGTCTCTGAATGCCAAGCACCCAGCCATTATAACCTTTTACTTTATTGTTTATCTCTTATTGTCTTTgattaaaccttttaaaatctaCCAGGAAAGTGAACCTGGTTTTTCACAACCACACTCCTGCCTCCTGATCCGTGGCCTGTGCAGgctggctgtgaggagcagcctCAAGCAGTGCCAAACTGGGAGCTCATTCTCACAGTCTGGGAGCTGAAACCCCTCGTTCCATCCTTCAGAGGGGGTGCTGAGAGCTGAGCCTGTGTGAAGGGATTCAGGGTGGCACAGACCCCACAACAGGCCTCCAAAACTCCTGAGGTGACAGacactgcacagcccaggctccaTTTTCCatgaggctgctgctctgagatgagctcaggctcagcctggcctgtcctggtgctgcctgggctCCTCCAAGCCAGGCTCTGCCCATTTGGGgtgcctgcccctctccagcagcactctTGCTGTAggtgcaggaaaagctgctttgggCCAGCACAAAACACGCTGTGATTTCATTTGAATTTTGTCACTGCGGGGGAGTGTTGCTAAAATTGTCACTTGGCTTCCCATGTTAGCAGTACCTGGAGGGCACGCCGGGGCGAGCGGGGGCTCGTGTCTGAGCTGCAAATTCCAGTTTCTCTGGAAGCTCAGGGCTCGGGTGGGTACATGTTGATTTTCACAAAGATACGTACTtgacatctttatttttttgacaGCGCAAGAATCTTATTATATCCCTACCTCTTACCCATATTTGCCTGTTCTATTTATAGCCCACAGAGGATCTGTGGTCTCATAATTCAGTGTGGGGTTTTTAAGACTCGGGGGATTGGTCTGGGAATCAGCAGAGCCTTGTTAGCATGCCTGGGATTGGAAGGCACCATTCAGAAATGGTTTCCAAATTGACATTGACATTGTGGCTTTTTCCAAACCATTCTCTGCTGTTGCCACGTGAACCCTGCCAGATGACAGGATTTATTTGAAAGAGCACTGTGTGCTCTCCAGAAAGTCCCAGCCTTTTCTTCCCAAGTAGTCtatcagattaaaaataaaattcagtgcacttttcttattccttttcatctttattGCTGAAAATAGGAGTAAAAGTGGTGGTGATTGAACCACTTCTTTCACAGAGGATAGAAGGGTGAATGTGTTACCCCAGGGATATCCCCACATCCTTGCCCTTGTGTCACTCAGGACACAAGGaacaaattaataataaattaataataaattattgttCACTGGAATTGCTGCTCAGGGAATGCAGGTGGCATCAGCACAAAGCTcaccaggatttgggatgtgttGGCACCATTCTAGTGCTGGGTCTGGCCACAGCTCTCTGCTTTCTTGAGCAGTAAAGTCTTACTCATTttccaggttaaaaaaaaaaaaatgaaggagcCCCTCTGCTTCCTCAAAAGTACTTGTAAATCATGTAATTTCTTACTTTTCAATGTAAATGAGATCTGAATGAATAATGATAATTATTCATTCATCCTAATTCAAATACTGTTTTAATTAGCCTGTGGGCCCAATTTCACTTTCATGCAGCATGAAACCTCTTTTGATTAACAACAGAATTGCtatgcatttcttctttttttttcctgctcagcacatgtctttttaaactgcttaaaaacaaaacaaaacaaataaatcattaataaattaatcaaATTTCATTAGCATGACCGGGGAAGACATAATTTAGGGAGGAAAAACGTCTTCTGGAAATATATTTGTTCTCCTTAACAACTGCCTTGGGGCTGCAGAAcctgcagagaagctgtgtctgAGGAGGTGCTGGTGAAATATGGAAATTTAGGGACCCTCCACCCTTCCCTGCCATcagagggcagggacaccttcaactAGACCAgactccatccaacctggccttgaaccctttcagggatgtggcagccacagctgctctgggcaccctgtgccagggcctccccaccctcatgGTAAAATGTCTCTAATgtcccatctaaccctgcccaCTCATGGTTTAAAAGCCttgtcccttgtcctgtcactacaggaTAAAGTGTCCCCATTTTTTTACAAGCTCCATTTAAACTGGAAGGTCACAAGATGGTCTCCCCACCTTTCCTTCTCCATGGTGAACAGcccctgtgtcccagcagaggtgctccaACCCTTGTGTGTCCATGTGTGTCCCATGCTGGGGGCTCCAGAGAATTCccccctttcctgctgcccacagtgctttggatgcagcccaggggaCACTTGGATTTCTGTTCTGTTGCTGGTTCATGTGCTGTTCATCCTCCAGTATCCCCAAGTCCTTCCCTGCAGGGTTGCTCTCCATCCACCCACCCCCAGTCTGTGCTGCCCTTGGGGATTGCCCCAGCCCAGACCCAGGAGCCTCCAGGTGGCCTTGCTGAAGTTCAGGAGGTTCCCATGGgcctgctcctccaggctgtcAGGATCCCTGGGGGtggcatcccttccctgctgtgcccctcagCTTGGTGCCATCCTTGGAcatgctggggctgtgcccagctcactCCTGTCACTGATGGAATGACATGGAATGAGTCCTGGCACCACAGGAACATCACAGAAGAGcttggatgggatgggatccacaTGGATCATCCAGTCCAGGTCTGTGATCCTCACTGGTGCCTGGTGCCAACCAAAGCAGCACTCCCTGCACCCTCCTGCTCAGTGTTTGGTGTTGGAGCTGCCAgtttgtgctgggctggagccaaGGGGCTCCATTCATACTGGGCTGAGCCCAGTCTGTGCTGAGACAAGGCCAGGAGATGGTTCTGGAGGTGTTTGGGATTTGACAGGCTGGAATGAGGCTGTCTGACAcccacctgctgctggctgtcctGCCTCCTGTTCCATCTGAGGGAATGGGGACcctgctggagcactgcagcttcctcctgccctgctgctgtccctgccacacCTCAGCTGTCCATCCAAGGGCAGGATTCTGAGCATTTTACAGAACAGGGCAGTTCTTCCCACCCTGAGtgctgggaagaaggaggaagctGAAAGGAGgtgaaattttaaatgttaaaatgtttaaattcaTAGCCAACCCCCCATGGGCTGGGTAGAGGAGGGGGCTCTCCTGAGGGGCCAttcctgggctgtgtgtgaACAACAGCCATGTTAACTCCAGAAACTCTTCACCTGGagctgatttcttttttcccatgtaCCTGCTCCAaattctccttccttctctctggaTGTCAGTGCCTGCAAAGCTTTAATTCAGGAGCCAGCTCTCTGTCAGGGATAAACCTCCTGATAGCTCATCATGgatcctgcctgctccagcaagCCTCCTCCTCTGGAAGTGCTGAAATGAACTGATGACAAATACAAGGAAGGAAAGTCTCTCTCAAATGCACTTTCTGGCTTGACTTCAATTAGCTGAAATTGCTGACATTCTGTCTTTCTCAGATACGTGTCAGTGTCCATAgacttttctttcaaacattGGAAAATTATTGAGTTAAATGTTGCCAGAAACAGCAGATGCAGGAGcgtgggtgttttttgggtgaAGGTTACTGTGATGtgtctgggtgctgcagcacgTGGTGGGGAGGCAGAACCTGCCCCTCTGACCTTGGCTGATCCCACAGAACGGAAGGACACCCCCAGAATTCTGCTTGGAAGTTCCTGGGATTGTACTTCATTTCATTTGGATGAGCTGAACCTTTCCAAGATTTAATGACTGGTCATTTTGCTTGAACCAAAACATTTGCTTAAAGACCAGGAAGTTCTTTGCCTGCTCGTGGGTCCTCCTGTGTTTGTCCCAGCAGGTCTGCAAGGACTGGGACTAAATAGGCAAAGTGACACTTTCTTGGCAAAGAGGATCAGCTCTTGGGCAGCTCCAAAGTtccacagccaggacacactAATTGGCAGCTCCTGGTTGTTAACCACAGGTTGGGTAaatcctcctgcatcccagggctgtgggagcccCAGCACATGTCTGTACGTAGGTCTGGCACTCTGTGCATTGATACAGCTTGTGGGATTTGGGTTGGGAATCACAGGGATGATTCCTGTGTTGTGGGTACCTGTCTGCAGGTAGAAAATGCACCATGAAAAGCTGGCATGTACCTTGGAGAAGTTTCTTAGATGGGAGGTAGCAGCTTGTCTAAAAGTAAAGATTCTCGTACTGAAATCTATACTTATTTCAAACTTCCCTGTCCTTAACTGCTGAGGAATGTGACAGTATATGAAAATTTAAAGGCTGCTTCCTGCTGTTACTCCAAATTTACATTGGCAACAGtgtttaattaatttcaaatttactTAGTCGTTTACTTTCAGTGAAAAGTGTGGCCCTGACATTTTCAGGGAATAAGAATTAACCTCTTAATCTCCTTTgggttttgtctcttttttagTTGATGAATCACGAGGTGTCAGTGGGGACATGCCTGTCCTGTTGGTGCTCAGGGTGATGAGATGGGCAGAGCAGTGTGGTGGGAGGTGGTGTTGGGGCTCCTCCCCTCTGTTAACCTCCTGTTCCAGATGTGGGGTTCACCTGCCTTTGCTGCCTGTGACTCACTGTGCCCCTCATCTGGACTCTGAATCCAAGTGGGAAATGCTGAGTGTGGGGTGTCTGCAGCCTTGTCTCACCCACTGACACAGAACTCaggtggcagagctgcactTGGTGCCTTTCTGAAATGggggtgctgagcccctgctgcagaaggggctgcactgggactGGCACCTCTGGTCTCTTTGTCTGTTAAAAACCTCCAGTGCTCTATGGAATGATGGCAGCACAGTTGTGTTGAAGAGAAGCTTGGATGGAAGCCTTGGGAGGATTGCATGCACCTCTAATAGCTGTTACTTGTGGAACACATCTGATTTAAACATGTCCTTCTTCAGGGCTGAGTGCAGGTGGCCTGCCCACCTGGGTGAGACATTTTTGTCCTAATTGGTAATTTCGATGACAAATCGTGATTTTGACTCATTGCTATTGAGATTCACAATTCATTTTCCTCCTATGTTTCCTAACTAAACAAATTGACCTCTCTAAATCACTCCCTTCTAGGCATCTCCCCCATCCCTCAGCTGGGTTTGAGGCTCCTGTGTCCACTCCCTGAGGCTGGAGGCAGTGCTGAAGGATGCGGCCGCAGGCGCCCGGGGCTGCCTCGCTGACACGGAGGTAAGATCAGCCCTGGCTCCTGACTGCCAGGCTCCCATccatcactgccctgcagcagcagctctcctggagacCCTGATCCTTCAGGGGCCTCATCCCCTGTTGACTGACACCCACAGCAGCCTCTCCCCAGTAcaaaccctgctctgctgctcctgagctgcacTCAGGGTGGTTCAGGCAGTGGGGCTGTTCCAGCCTCTCCAACATTCCATATTTTCCTGCACCACTGGTACCTCTCATCTCCAGTTCTCAGCCAGCAAACTAATGTCCCATGGACCCATTTTGTCAGCAGCCACTCCCCAGCTGAGCTTGGGAAgatccagcctggctgccagggaTTTTCAGAACTGCTGTAATTATGGAACTGATTTTGGACCTAATGTGGAAATCATTTTTAAGACTTTTGTTATTTCTGATCACTTCATATGGCCTTCTTTAATACTCTCctgtgctatttttttcctctcactgtCATGAAGTAATAAATCAAATGTCCTGCACAGCTCATCCACACTATATCCCTGCTCTTGGCTTTTTAGTGAATCACTGAATTCCACCAGAGGGAGATCACATTTATATCCTTGAATTCTGCATTGCTTGCATCTCTTCATTATTTTGCCTAGAAACTCTGTAGTTACGTGGAAGAAGTTGAATAGTTCCAAGTACTAGTTTTCTTCCAGTCTCCTGGAATTTTTTCAGGTTAAGAATTAATCCCTTTTAAGATCAGAGTGCTGGAGATTTGTCCAGTTCTGGGTTTGGGACCTGTCACCAAATGCTGTTCTGatgtaataatttcttttaataatcTTTAACAAATTGATATTTGACATCATCAAAGGTCTGAAAGATGCCTCATCCCCTGTTGCCCTAACAGTGTCCAACAGCTATTCCTGTGTTTTACCACTTTCACTCCTtggagctccaggagtgttGATGGGGTTTGTTCAAAGTGTGGCCAGACAGGAGTTTCCAGAGATGGGATTTTTACTGTTGGAATTACAAACTTATCCtggagtcatggaatggtttgggttggaaggggccttgttgtggacagggacacctcccactgtcccaggctgccccaagtcccatccaaccttgagcacttgaacacttccaggggtccaggggcagccacagcttctctgggcaacctggaAGCTGCAGCCATTGGAatttggcagagctgctgtggctggctgtgccaggcgCGCTCGGGAGCGTGGCCAGGCCCGGCAGTTccggctcagctcagcccagctcctgccagccctggccctTCTCCCCTCACCCACCCACCACTCACTTCTGGGGAGTAGCTCTTCTAAAAGTTTTGGCAGGTAACTCTTTCTAACCAGCTTTTCACTGCAAAATCCAcaccaaaatcttttctgaCAGGAAGGTTTTGAGCCTCCCCGAAGGGCTGGACCCGAAtccatccacagcatccacagtTTGAGCATAGTCAGAGGCTCTTGGCCCAGCCCTGTCCAtgggctggccctgcagagTGACACTGCCCAGGCCACCAGCTTGTCCTGCCTTTGCATCACAGGTGGGCTGGGCCATCCCTTCCTGATTAAGGACAGCTGGTACTGCCCTGGGACACAACAGTGTCTCCTGTGGGTTGTGGCTGAGACCATGATCACCAGCCTAGGctttaacaaattaaaataaatcccttTGTTAGTGATGGAATGTGGCCACAGCACCCAAAAATCTCATGGACACTTGTCTTCCCATCCAATGTGTTTTGTGTCAGCTTGcacttgaaatgtttttatcaGCCTGTGACATAGAGAGCAGCTGTGTCTCTCTCCTGGACTGGGGAGTAGCTTTGGGAGTACATCTTTTCATGAAATGCTACTGAACTGCTACTTTCCCTTACAGCAGATTCCTCAAAAGCCTGCGGAGGAGACGTAGGATCTTCAAGCAGATTCTGGCAGCTGGATCCCGATAGCAGGTGGTGGTCACAGACATGGATGGGTGCTGGGTGGAAAATCTGGAGTTTCGGGACTCTCTTGGTTGCATTTGAACCCTTTAGACTCGAGCTGATAAACTCATAAATATTTGGgggttctgtttgttttgtagATAAACTCATTTGACCACCATGAGTTGGAGTTTTCTGACCCGCCTGTTAGAGGAGATCCAGAACCACTCAACCTTTGTTGGCAAAATCTGGCTGACAGTGTTGATTGTGTTTCGGATTGTCCTAATTGCTGTGGGAGGAGAATCCATTTATTATGACGAGCAAAGCAAGTTTGTGTGCAACACGGAGCAGCCCGGCTGCGAGAACGTCTGCTACGACTCCTTCGCCCCTCTCTCGCACGTCAGGTTCTGGGTGTTCCAGATCATTGTGGTGGCCACTCCCTCAGTGATGTACTTGGGCTATGCCATCCATAAGATCGCCCGGATGGTGGAGCACAGCGAAGCCAGCAGGagagccaggaggaggagcttGCCCGTCCGCTGGAAGCAGCACCGGGGCTTGGAGGAAGCTGAGGGTGACCACGAGGAAGACCCGATGATGTACCCAGAGATAGAGATGGAGAGCGTGCAGGAGAGCAAAGAGAAGCAGAGCCCTGCCAAAGCCAAGCACGACGGCCGGCGGCAGATCCGGGAGGACGGGCTCATGAGGATTTACGTCgtgcagctgctggccagggctgtgttGGAGGTTGGCTTCCTGGTGGGGCAGTATTTCCTCTATGGCTTCCAGGTGAGCCCCGTGTTCGTGTGCAGCAGGAAGCCCTGCCCGCACAACGTCGACTGTTTCATTTCCAGGCCGACCGAAAAGACCATTTTCCTGCTGATAATGTACGGGGTGAGCTGCATGTGTCTGCTCCTGACTGTCTGGGAGATGCTGCACTTGGGCTTTGGCACCATCCGGGACACACTGAACGCCAAGAAGAAGGAGCTGGTTGACTCTGGCACCTTTAACTACCCCTTCACCTGGAACACGCCCTCGGCTCCCCCGGGCTACAACGTGTCTCTGAAGCcggagcagctgcagtgcacGGAGCTGTCCAACGCCAAGATCGCCTACAGGCAGAACAAAGCCAACATCGCTCAGGAGCAGCAGTACAGCAGCGAGGGCAACATTCCCGCCGACCTGGAGATCCTGCAGAGGGAAATCAAAGTGGCTCAGGACCGCCTGGACCTTGCCATCCAGGCTTAcaacaaccaaaacaacccCAGCAGTTCCAGAGGGAAGAAATCCAAAGCGGGCTCGAACAAAAGCAGTGCCAGTAGCAAGTCAGGAGATGGGAAGAACTCGGTCTGGATTTAACTTTGGCTCAGTTAATACACTGTGGTTTTTTCTCCTAGTTTCTCATAACCAGCAGTCCCATGAATAATGGCTTCCATTGAGGGAATATTTCACTCTGCTGATTTTCAGGGATACCGTTGGCTCGTGATTCAGCCCCTGGAAAGGGTTTATACACTGACTCTAGGACTTTAGAACTTTATTCTTTTGTCTTCCAAGTCAGGAGACAAATAGCTATATTTAATTCATTCTCATTGAACGGTTTATGCTGTATGTACAGTATTATAGTACATTTATTATGCacaatttttttgtatttgtacaCTGGATCTGAGGTTACACTTTTTATATCAACAAGGACAAAGCAATGGGTAGCCATTAgcattttgttaattttattattgttgtcTGCAGTTATGTCATTgttcttccttgttttccaaGTAAAACTTTTTATAAAACTTTTCTATGCTGCGTTTCCAAAGTGCCTTGAACATGCAGAAGTGGAGTCTCTGGGCAGCTCATGGATATAAGCCATGAGTGGGGAAACATTTGGGAAACCTCTGTCAATGGTGCTCTTGACTCTGTCTTTTACTAAATTAATGTGCTGCTTGCAACCTGGAAGTGTCATCCCATAAGCTCCTGTGTCCTACAGGCTCTTTCCTCCATGGGAAATGACTTATAGGAAAAATGGGGGGGGAGTATGAGTgccagctgtggggcagagagggctcagggctccccACACACCttgtgcagcaggagggaggagacACTTCAAACTCCTGCAAAACATCCAGAAAAAACTGAATGGGAATGTCTGGATTCAGTAACTCTGTGTCTCTGTGAGAGAGATGAGAAGTTTGTGAGGCCTCCTGTTGTGTAACAGCCTGTGCCCAAGGGCAGGCAGTGCTACCTTCTGGGGAGGATTCCTGTGCTTCCCAAAGGAATGGGGTCAGAGGGAGCCATGGTAACCCTGGCTGTGGaatcctctccctctgctgcaggcagcacacacGAGCTGTCTGCGGGAGGCTCCGTGGTTCTGCCTTACTGCAGACCCCTCTTCCTTCCGTTCTGTCCAAGGGATTTTGTTCAGAGCAATATGTATAATTCAGCTTTCTGCTTGAGAGACCAGTCCACACCGATCTGGCATTCTGTGGCTTTGGCATTAAACTTGAATTTACAATTAGCAGAAGGGGAGTGAGGGACTGATGCCTTTGGCTCTGTCTTTCTGGCAAGGAGCCGGCTGGGCTTGGAGAGACGCTGATAAAtgtctctgctttctgctgctaTTTATAAGGGATCCAGGACCTTGCTCtgctccctttctttttttcaggtctccatgcattttaatatattttgggGGCCTGTTTCAAGCAGGACTGTTCTCTTTCAAGGCTACCTCAGTCCTTTGTCAGAGCTGGGTCAGGAATAggattcacagaatcattgaatcccagaattatttgggtgggaagggactttaaagagCATCTCATTCCATGCCCTACCATGGGCAAAGATGCCTTCCACTACCCTAggatgctccaaaccctgtccagcctggccttggacacttccagggatccaggggcagccacagctgctctggacatcCTGGGAGGAGTGAGGGATGAGGAGTGAGGCTCTGTGGAGGACACAGATAAATCCCTGTCCTATTTCTGTCCCTGAGAACATCCAGGTGCAGTCTCCACATTAAATTTGCTCCAAGGGGACATGAGCATGTCCTTGCTGTTCCCCTCTGCCTGAACACTTCCTGTAAATGCTGTTGTGCTGAGCTTGGTCTGTTtcccctctgggacaccaggcaGGCAGGCACGGGTCCAGACTATCCCTGAGCAACCTggagagctcctgctgtgcccgGAGCCAACACAGCCCCTGTGTGAGCCCCTCGGGAGCTGTGGGGGCTCTGGGAAGGGAATTGCCCCTCTGGCCTTTGGCACTgacccctggctgctctgggagcaggtGGAGGAGTGCCAGGCTGGTGTCCAAGGAAGTGAGAGTGACCCGGGACGTGTGCAGCAAGTGGatgtgggcagggctggccttgggctgggctggctgtgtggtccagggcagagcagcagcagtgctcctcTAATTAAACAGTGGCCTGAAGAAAGTCACAGCcgtgggcagagctctgccagagctgagcGTGGCTGGGAAGCTGGGTGGAAAATGAAAGTATCAGGGAGAGACATTTGGAGCCTGGAGATAAACAGGGCTGGTGGCCACAGTCCACTCATCACCCCCT belongs to Oenanthe melanoleuca isolate GR-GAL-2019-014 chromosome 27, OMel1.0, whole genome shotgun sequence and includes:
- the GJC1 gene encoding gap junction gamma-1 protein; amino-acid sequence: MSWSFLTRLLEEIQNHSTFVGKIWLTVLIVFRIVLIAVGGESIYYDEQSKFVCNTEQPGCENVCYDSFAPLSHVRFWVFQIIVVATPSVMYLGYAIHKIARMVEHSEASRRARRRSLPVRWKQHRGLEEAEGDHEEDPMMYPEIEMESVQESKEKQSPAKAKHDGRRQIREDGLMRIYVVQLLARAVLEVGFLVGQYFLYGFQVSPVFVCSRKPCPHNVDCFISRPTEKTIFLLIMYGVSCMCLLLTVWEMLHLGFGTIRDTLNAKKKELVDSGTFNYPFTWNTPSAPPGYNVSLKPEQLQCTELSNAKIAYRQNKANIAQEQQYSSEGNIPADLEILQREIKVAQDRLDLAIQAYNNQNNPSSSRGKKSKAGSNKSSASSKSGDGKNSVWI